One window from the genome of Betaproteobacteria bacterium encodes:
- a CDS encoding peroxiredoxin encodes MGKALQAGDPAPDFEGVTTDGAGVSLADFRGRKLVMYFYPMDDTPGCTKQACSLRDHNAQIVAKGAAILGVSTQDEASHRRFTEKYRLNFPLLADKGGVVSRAYGTIGGAGFLSAAKALVGMADRVTFVIDGKGRIEHIIDRPDVANHAEEVLALL; translated from the coding sequence ATGGGAAAGGCACTCCAGGCCGGCGACCCGGCCCCCGACTTCGAAGGCGTCACCACCGACGGCGCCGGCGTGTCGCTCGCGGATTTCAGGGGCCGCAAGCTCGTGATGTACTTCTATCCGATGGACGACACGCCCGGCTGCACGAAGCAGGCGTGCTCGCTTCGCGACCACAACGCTCAGATCGTGGCCAAGGGTGCCGCCATCCTCGGGGTGTCCACCCAGGACGAGGCCTCGCACCGCAGGTTCACGGAGAAATACCGGCTCAACTTTCCGCTGCTCGCCGACAAGGGCGGCGTGGTGAGCCGCGCGTACGGGACGATTGGCGGAGCGGGGTTCCTCTCGGCCGCCAAGGCTCTCGTCGGCATGGCCGACCGGGTCACCTTCGTCATCGACGGGAAGGGTCGCATCGAGCACATCATCGATCGGCCCGACGTGGCCAACCACGCTGAGGAAGTGCTGGCGCTTCTCTAG
- a CDS encoding pilus assembly protein PilZ, protein MNQIAPDAAIARPGVFSLVIRSKAALYAAWIPLLRGGGIFVPSTREHRLGEEVLVLLSLLDDSVKIPIQGHVAWVNPAHAASNRPQGFGVQLQESESCRELRKRVEGLLAGALQSSRPTHTI, encoded by the coding sequence ATGAATCAAATCGCACCTGATGCGGCGATCGCGAGGCCCGGGGTCTTTTCCCTGGTGATCCGGTCGAAGGCCGCGCTCTATGCCGCATGGATCCCGCTCCTTCGGGGGGGAGGCATCTTCGTGCCCAGCACACGGGAACACCGGCTCGGCGAGGAGGTGCTGGTCCTGTTGTCGCTTCTCGACGACAGCGTGAAGATTCCCATCCAGGGGCACGTCGCCTGGGTGAATCCCGCGCATGCCGCAAGCAACCGTCCCCAGGGCTTCGGCGTGCAATTGCAGGAATCCGAATCCTGCCGGGAACTCAGGAAGCGTGTCGAGGGGCTGCTCGCGGGAGCGTTGCAGTCCTCGAGACCCACGCACACGATCTAG
- the rlmM gene encoding 23S rRNA (cytidine(2498)-2'-O)-methyltransferase RlmM: MSASHLLTYCRAGFEKECAQEVMALAHRSEVEGFVKARPDAAFAVFHPHDETAGRQFADRIDLDSLVFARQGVRTGALLPDLPVGDRATPIAAAARAAGTAFREMFLETPDTNDGKSLASLIRPLAPHLSRALARAGVAIDVPAAPERLHVFFVGGTACHVGVSRVGASSPWPMGIPRLRMPHGAPSRSTLKLAEAMAHFLGDEALGKRMTPGMTAVDLGASPGGWTWQLVRRGLGVTAVDNGPMDAALLDTGQVKHRREDGFRFRPPEPVDWMVCDMVESPSRVCALAARWVAEGWCRESIFNLKLPMKKRWEEVAKARDIVEDTLAGMPHRIRLRHLYHDREEVTVWLAAGRR, translated from the coding sequence ATGAGCGCTTCGCACCTGCTGACCTACTGCCGTGCCGGATTCGAGAAGGAGTGCGCGCAGGAGGTGATGGCGCTCGCGCACAGGTCCGAGGTCGAAGGTTTCGTGAAGGCGCGGCCCGACGCCGCTTTCGCGGTGTTTCATCCACACGACGAGACGGCGGGAAGGCAATTCGCCGACCGGATCGATCTCGACTCGCTCGTCTTTGCGCGGCAGGGGGTGCGTACGGGCGCGCTGCTCCCGGACCTGCCGGTCGGGGACCGCGCGACGCCCATCGCCGCGGCCGCGCGCGCCGCGGGCACGGCCTTCCGCGAGATGTTCCTGGAAACCCCGGACACGAACGACGGCAAGTCCCTCGCATCCCTCATTCGCCCGCTGGCGCCCCACCTTTCGCGGGCGCTGGCCCGCGCGGGGGTGGCCATCGACGTCCCCGCGGCCCCCGAGCGGCTGCATGTCTTCTTCGTCGGCGGGACGGCCTGCCACGTGGGCGTCTCCCGCGTTGGCGCGAGTTCGCCGTGGCCCATGGGCATCCCGAGGCTGCGCATGCCGCACGGGGCGCCGTCGCGTTCCACGCTCAAGCTCGCCGAGGCGATGGCCCACTTCCTGGGTGACGAGGCACTCGGGAAGCGGATGACGCCCGGGATGACCGCCGTGGACCTTGGCGCCTCCCCGGGCGGCTGGACGTGGCAGCTCGTCAGGCGAGGTCTTGGCGTGACCGCAGTGGACAACGGCCCGATGGACGCGGCGCTCCTCGACACGGGTCAGGTGAAACACCGGCGGGAGGATGGCTTCCGTTTTCGTCCCCCGGAGCCCGTCGACTGGATGGTGTGCGACATGGTGGAAAGCCCGTCCCGCGTGTGCGCGCTTGCCGCACGCTGGGTCGCCGAGGGCTGGTGCCGCGAGTCGATCTTCAACCTGAAGCTTCCGATGAAGAAGCGCTGGGAGGAAGTGGCGAAGGCCCGTGACATTGTCGAGGACACGCTGGCGGGAATGCCGCATCGCATTCGCCTGCGGCACCTCTACCACGATCGCGAGGAGGTCACCGTCTGGCTCGCGGCGGGTCGGCGCTGA
- a CDS encoding dTMP kinase, with amino-acid sequence MTTSRFISMEGIDGAGKSSHLEFLASAIRKRGVEVVVTREPGGTPLGERLRELVLHEPMEGTTEALVMFAGRREHLVRVIEPALARGAWVLSDRFSDATFAYQCGGRGLDRDVFRALEAIVHPHRKPDATFLFDLDPAVAFERQRAQGRTQDKFEREAQVFFQRVRDAYLERAREDPARVRVIDASGGIEAVRARLADVFAKAFP; translated from the coding sequence ATGACGACCAGCCGGTTCATCTCCATGGAGGGCATCGACGGGGCGGGGAAATCCTCGCACCTGGAGTTTCTCGCTTCCGCGATCCGCAAGCGCGGTGTGGAAGTGGTCGTCACGCGGGAGCCGGGAGGCACGCCGCTGGGCGAAAGGCTTCGTGAACTCGTCCTGCACGAGCCGATGGAAGGCACCACGGAGGCGCTCGTGATGTTCGCGGGCCGCCGCGAACACCTGGTTCGCGTGATCGAACCGGCGTTGGCCCGGGGGGCCTGGGTGCTGTCTGACCGCTTCAGCGACGCGACCTTCGCCTACCAGTGCGGCGGACGCGGGCTCGACCGGGACGTCTTCCGCGCCCTGGAGGCCATCGTGCATCCGCACCGAAAGCCGGACGCCACCTTTCTGTTCGACCTCGACCCGGCCGTTGCTTTCGAGCGCCAGCGGGCCCAGGGCCGGACGCAGGACAAGTTCGAACGAGAGGCGCAGGTGTTCTTCCAGCGCGTGCGCGACGCGTACCTCGAACGCGCGCGGGAGGATCCAGCGCGCGTGCGGGTGATCGACGCCTCTGGCGGGATCGAGGCGGTGCGTGCGAGGCTCGCCGACGTGTTCGCGAAGGCTTTCCCGTGA
- a CDS encoding fused MFS/spermidine synthase — protein MPPHTGQNRAMPLHAATIFLSAFLLFLVQPVLAKQILPWFGGSAIVWTTCMVFFQFVLLMGYAYSHWITTKVASPRQNWIHIGLLVASLAFMPIVPGEYWKPAGDENPVVRILLVLFATIGLPYFLLSTTSPLIQAWFAREFPGSIPYRLFALSNLASMLALLGYPFLFEPWLASPQQSWAWSGTYALFVAMCSWLSWRSRELAPLARAVRTREDAGEPRPAARTLFLWLALATMGSVMLLAVSNHLTQNISSIPLLWVIPLAIYLLTFILCFEGTRWYKRDGYLGFLVWIVCVMAWFLSDKRLQFELAWQVGVFAVGLYVVCMFCHGELARLRPGPKHLTLFYLVVSLGGVTGGILVGIVAPLTLPGFLELEIALFVVALLAVYLNLDRPKSIVAMFAVVAVFTAGALAYRVKHFTEDTVLLERNFYGVLRVKEVLAREGDPETRYRSLVHGSILHGEQWMSPKYRRAATTYYKTTSGIGMTLLAHEGLAIKVGVIGLGAGTLATYGDADDTYRFYEINPAVVRIARERFSYLGDSPSKIEIILGDARLNLERERPQGFDVLAVDAFSGDSIPVHLITLEAVGTYLRHMKPRGVIAFHVSNRFLDLKPVLLAIAEKHGLEYAFVHETGTDGSTTTSDWVLLTRYKPLILRREIVASTEPVAPQPDWRLWTDAYNNLLQVWRR, from the coding sequence ATGCCGCCCCACACGGGACAGAATCGCGCGATGCCGCTTCACGCCGCAACGATATTCCTGAGCGCCTTCCTGCTCTTTCTCGTCCAGCCCGTCCTCGCCAAGCAGATCCTGCCCTGGTTCGGCGGCTCGGCCATCGTCTGGACCACGTGCATGGTGTTCTTCCAGTTCGTGCTGCTGATGGGCTATGCCTATTCGCACTGGATCACGACGAAGGTGGCCTCGCCTCGCCAGAACTGGATCCACATCGGCCTCCTGGTGGCGAGCCTTGCGTTCATGCCGATAGTGCCGGGCGAATACTGGAAGCCCGCCGGCGACGAGAATCCGGTCGTGCGCATTCTCCTCGTCCTCTTCGCCACCATCGGCCTGCCCTATTTCCTGCTTTCCACCACGAGCCCTCTCATCCAGGCGTGGTTCGCACGGGAGTTTCCCGGCTCGATCCCCTACCGGCTCTTCGCTCTCTCCAACCTCGCCTCGATGCTCGCCCTGCTGGGCTACCCGTTCCTCTTCGAGCCGTGGCTTGCGAGCCCCCAGCAGTCGTGGGCCTGGTCGGGTACCTATGCGCTCTTCGTGGCCATGTGCTCATGGCTCTCCTGGCGCAGCCGGGAGCTGGCCCCGCTCGCGCGCGCAGTTCGGACCCGGGAAGACGCAGGCGAGCCCCGGCCCGCGGCGCGAACCCTTTTTCTGTGGCTGGCCCTCGCCACGATGGGGTCGGTCATGTTGCTCGCGGTTTCCAATCACCTCACCCAGAACATCTCGTCCATCCCCCTGCTGTGGGTGATTCCGCTCGCGATCTACCTGCTCACCTTCATCCTGTGCTTCGAGGGCACGCGCTGGTACAAGCGCGACGGGTACCTCGGTTTCCTCGTCTGGATCGTGTGCGTGATGGCATGGTTCCTTTCCGACAAGCGCCTGCAGTTCGAGCTCGCCTGGCAGGTCGGCGTGTTCGCCGTGGGCCTGTACGTCGTCTGCATGTTCTGCCACGGCGAGCTCGCGCGCCTGCGGCCCGGGCCGAAGCACCTCACCCTGTTCTATCTGGTCGTCTCCCTGGGGGGCGTCACCGGCGGCATCCTCGTCGGGATCGTCGCGCCACTCACGCTGCCCGGATTCCTGGAACTCGAGATCGCCCTCTTCGTGGTGGCCCTTCTCGCCGTTTACCTCAACCTCGACCGCCCGAAATCCATTGTCGCGATGTTCGCGGTCGTGGCCGTGTTCACCGCCGGAGCGCTCGCGTACCGCGTGAAGCACTTCACCGAGGATACGGTCCTCCTGGAGCGCAATTTCTACGGCGTGCTGCGCGTGAAGGAGGTCCTCGCGCGCGAGGGCGACCCCGAGACGCGCTATCGCTCGCTCGTGCACGGATCAATCCTGCACGGCGAGCAGTGGATGAGCCCGAAGTACCGTCGCGCAGCGACCACCTACTACAAGACCACCTCGGGAATCGGTATGACGCTCCTCGCGCACGAAGGCCTCGCGATCAAGGTGGGCGTCATCGGCCTGGGGGCCGGAACGCTCGCCACGTATGGCGATGCCGACGATACGTATCGCTTCTACGAAATCAACCCGGCCGTTGTGCGCATCGCGCGCGAGCGGTTCTCCTACCTCGGCGACAGCCCCTCGAAAATCGAAATCATCCTCGGGGACGCGCGCCTGAACCTGGAGCGCGAGCGGCCCCAGGGATTCGACGTGCTCGCCGTGGATGCCTTCTCGGGCGACTCCATTCCCGTCCATCTCATCACCCTCGAGGCCGTGGGGACGTACCTGCGCCATATGAAGCCCAGGGGCGTCATCGCCTTCCACGTCTCGAACCGGTTCCTCGACCTGAAGCCGGTGCTGCTCGCGATCGCCGAGAAGCACGGGCTCGAATATGCCTTCGTCCACGAGACCGGCACGGATGGAAGCACGACGACCAGCGACTGGGTGCTGCTCACTCGCTACAAGCCGCTCATCCTTCGCCGCGAGATCGTGGCCTCCACCGAGCCGGTGGCGCCGCAACCCGACTGGCGTCTGTGGACGGACGCCTACAACAACCTCCTGCAGGTCTGGCGCCGCTAG
- a CDS encoding phasin family protein — translation MARATRTARKTRKPAVTPAKAVRTIRASAQKALEAGVQAASGVRQSAVGAFDALVKQGAALEARSRRMALAKAEKARAVACARAEEAKKKTFEAVSHLEKVFEQRVSRTISKLGVPTVRDVRALSRQVSQLQASVDQLHRARARAAR, via the coding sequence ATGGCCCGCGCCACTCGCACTGCCCGCAAGACCCGCAAGCCCGCAGTCACACCCGCCAAGGCGGTCCGTACGATCCGCGCCTCCGCCCAGAAGGCACTCGAGGCCGGCGTTCAAGCGGCCTCCGGCGTTCGCCAATCGGCAGTCGGGGCGTTCGACGCCCTCGTGAAGCAGGGCGCTGCCCTTGAGGCGCGCAGCCGCCGGATGGCTCTTGCCAAGGCCGAAAAGGCCCGCGCCGTGGCATGTGCCCGTGCCGAAGAGGCCAAGAAGAAGACTTTCGAGGCGGTCTCCCACCTCGAGAAGGTCTTCGAGCAACGCGTCTCCCGGACGATCTCCAAGCTGGGCGTCCCGACGGTGCGCGACGTTCGCGCGCTGTCTCGCCAGGTCTCGCAGTTGCAGGCGAGCGTCGACCAGCTCCATCGCGCGCGGGCTCGGGCTGCCCGGTAG
- a CDS encoding alpha/beta fold hydrolase → MPANLVRLALAAELFAWTAIGAWLRARSGWSIPALAAAAVAGALGMRLVLVGLTLCISWFARSPRAPGERLGLAGTVRLVAGEWRAMLANNFLWLPFERRVLRPDPPLVPDARVPVILVHGYLSNRGTLCGLAHALDAAGIGPVFVPSLPAIVAPIETFASHLDRVVHRVTEMTGQPRVILVGHSMGGLIARAWLARHGTSRIAGLVTLGSPHHGTALAPLGTGRNARQMRIGSDFLRELAGAEGGSGPGCAALSVYTAHDNLVAPQESSRLAWARNVAIHGVGHLAMLLDARVHEAVGAELVRLRERPGT, encoded by the coding sequence ATGCCAGCCAACCTCGTCCGCCTCGCGCTCGCCGCAGAGCTGTTCGCATGGACGGCGATCGGCGCTTGGCTTCGCGCGCGGAGCGGCTGGAGCATTCCGGCCCTCGCCGCGGCCGCCGTCGCGGGCGCCCTGGGCATGCGGCTCGTCCTCGTCGGTCTCACCCTGTGCATCTCGTGGTTCGCCCGCTCGCCCAGGGCGCCCGGCGAGCGTCTGGGCCTTGCAGGCACCGTCCGACTCGTCGCCGGCGAGTGGCGCGCGATGCTCGCCAATAATTTCCTGTGGCTGCCGTTCGAGCGCCGGGTCCTTCGCCCGGATCCCCCGCTCGTGCCCGATGCACGCGTGCCGGTGATACTCGTGCACGGTTACCTGTCCAACCGGGGAACGCTTTGCGGTCTTGCCCACGCCCTTGACGCGGCCGGCATCGGCCCCGTCTTCGTCCCCAGCCTGCCGGCGATCGTGGCGCCGATCGAGACGTTTGCCTCGCATCTGGATCGCGTGGTGCACCGCGTGACAGAGATGACCGGGCAGCCCCGGGTGATTCTGGTCGGGCATAGCATGGGGGGCCTCATCGCGCGCGCCTGGCTTGCGCGGCATGGGACAAGCCGCATCGCCGGGCTGGTCACTCTGGGAAGCCCGCACCACGGCACGGCGCTGGCCCCGCTGGGCACCGGCCGAAACGCTCGGCAGATGCGGATCGGGAGCGACTTCCTGCGCGAACTCGCCGGTGCCGAAGGAGGCAGCGGTCCGGGATGTGCGGCGCTTTCGGTGTACACGGCGCATGACAACCTGGTGGCCCCGCAGGAGTCGAGCCGGCTCGCCTGGGCCCGCAATGTCGCGATTCACGGCGTGGGCCATCTGGCGATGCTCCTCGACGCGCGCGTGCACGAGGCCGTCGGGGCGGAACTGGTCCGCCTTCGCGAACGGCCCGGGACCTAG
- the holB gene encoding DNA polymerase III subunit delta' has translation MNALPWQREELERLMGRRERLPHAFLVSGRPGIGKAEFAREFGRSLLCESPIDRLACGQCPSCHWFDQGNHPDYREIVPEAAEETEGDGPDADAGKEAGKKSLVIKIEQVRAIRDFVSLSTHRAGHRAIVIHPAEALQPAAANALLKTLEEPPPATVIILVSDRPARLLATLRSRCESVVLRSPARDRALDWLKAGGAEEPEIALALAGGAPLLAAELAQPAEREWRRKIVAELSRPDGVHVVAFATGFDRAFLERTVFVMQTWVHDLVRLKNSGEVRHHVDSVPALRSKARRARLDRLLALDRELLEARRLVAHPLNARLAAEHLMMAYNRATLA, from the coding sequence GTGAACGCCTTGCCCTGGCAACGGGAGGAACTCGAGCGCCTCATGGGGCGCCGGGAGCGCCTGCCGCACGCTTTCCTCGTCTCGGGTCGCCCCGGGATAGGCAAGGCGGAATTCGCCCGCGAGTTCGGGCGCAGTCTCCTGTGCGAGTCGCCCATCGACCGGCTGGCCTGCGGGCAATGCCCTTCCTGCCACTGGTTCGACCAGGGAAACCACCCCGATTACCGCGAGATCGTGCCCGAGGCCGCCGAGGAAACGGAGGGCGACGGCCCGGACGCGGATGCAGGCAAGGAGGCGGGCAAGAAAAGCCTTGTCATCAAGATCGAGCAGGTACGCGCGATCCGCGACTTCGTGTCGCTATCCACGCACCGCGCCGGTCACCGCGCGATCGTGATCCACCCGGCGGAGGCGCTGCAGCCCGCGGCGGCCAACGCGTTGCTCAAGACGCTCGAGGAACCGCCGCCGGCCACGGTGATCATCCTCGTGAGCGACCGGCCCGCCAGGCTCCTCGCGACCCTGCGCAGCCGGTGCGAGTCGGTCGTGCTGCGATCGCCCGCGCGCGATCGCGCCCTCGACTGGCTCAAAGCCGGGGGGGCCGAGGAACCGGAGATTGCGCTAGCCCTCGCCGGTGGTGCGCCATTGCTGGCCGCCGAACTGGCGCAACCGGCAGAGCGCGAATGGCGCCGGAAGATCGTCGCGGAGCTTTCGCGTCCAGACGGAGTGCACGTCGTTGCGTTCGCCACGGGCTTCGATCGTGCGTTCCTCGAGCGCACGGTATTCGTGATGCAGACCTGGGTCCACGACCTCGTCCGCCTGAAGAATTCTGGCGAGGTGCGCCATCATGTCGATTCGGTCCCCGCCCTCAGATCGAAGGCCCGCCGTGCACGACTCGACCGACTGCTCGCGCTCGACCGGGAACTCCTGGAAGCCCGGAGGCTCGTCGCGCATCCGCTGAACGCGAGGCTTGCGGCGGAGCACTTGATGATGGCCTACAATCGAGCGACACTAGCCTGA
- a CDS encoding TatD family hydrolase gives MLVDSHCHLDFPDLRPELDALLARMAENGVTHALTISTTLAGFPGVLAVAQSRPNLWCSVGVHPDERRDGRETSVEELVALASHPKVIAIGETGLDYFRVEGDTEWQRERFRVHVRAARACSKPLVIHTREAAVDTLRILEDEGASAVGGVMHCFTESLEVAQAAMRLGFFISFSGIVTFKNAKALKEVATLVPLERMLVETDAPYLAPAPHRGKTNEPAFVRHVAEEVARLKGVSLEAVAAATTRNFFDLFRDAKRPS, from the coding sequence ATGCTCGTCGATTCCCACTGCCACCTCGATTTCCCCGATCTGCGCCCGGAGCTCGATGCGCTGCTCGCGCGCATGGCCGAGAACGGCGTGACCCATGCCCTCACCATCTCGACCACGCTCGCCGGGTTTCCCGGCGTGCTGGCGGTTGCGCAGTCCCGACCCAACCTGTGGTGCTCGGTGGGCGTGCATCCCGACGAGCGGCGCGATGGCCGCGAAACGAGCGTCGAGGAGCTTGTCGCGCTCGCGAGCCACCCGAAAGTGATCGCGATCGGGGAGACGGGGCTGGATTACTTCCGGGTCGAGGGTGACACCGAGTGGCAACGCGAGCGCTTCCGCGTCCACGTGCGCGCGGCCAGGGCCTGCTCAAAGCCCCTGGTCATCCATACGCGCGAGGCTGCGGTCGACACGCTTCGAATTCTCGAGGACGAGGGCGCCTCTGCAGTGGGTGGGGTGATGCACTGCTTCACCGAATCGCTCGAAGTGGCGCAGGCTGCAATGCGCCTGGGCTTCTTCATCTCGTTCTCCGGCATCGTCACGTTCAAGAACGCGAAGGCACTCAAGGAGGTGGCGACTCTCGTCCCGCTCGAGCGCATGCTCGTCGAGACGGACGCCCCGTACCTGGCCCCGGCGCCGCACCGGGGAAAGACCAACGAACCGGCCTTCGTGCGCCACGTGGCCGAGGAAGTCGCCCGGCTGAAGGGGGTGAGCCTCGAAGCGGTGGCCGCGGCGACCACGAGGAACTTCTTCGACCTGTTCCGAGATGCGAAACGCCCGTCCTGA
- a CDS encoding SDR family oxidoreductase, which produces MSYFVTGGTGFIGRFLIDRLLEREGTVFVLVRKSSVGKLDALRARWGSQEKRVVAVVGDLAKPKLGVAASDLAKLKGKVNHLFHLAAIYDLSADAESQQRANIDGTRHAVQFAGAVSAGCFHHVSSIAAAGLYDGDFREDMFEEAEELDHPYFRTKHDSEGIVRTECRRPWRVYRPAIVVGHSKTGEIDKIDGPYYFFKLIQKMRKALPQWMPTVGIEGGRINIVPVDFVVDAMDHIAHRKGLDGGCFHLTDPEPRRIGEVLNLFAKAAHAPQMTMRVNAKMFAFIPSFVIDSAMSLAPVRRIQKQVLSDLGIPQDMFKFVNYPTRFDNRECAKALKGSRIRVPPLEDYAWRLWDYWERHLDPDLFIDRSLAGKVKDRVIVITGGSSGIGEATAYKMAEAGAQVVVVARDPEKAAPVMARIKAMGGKGRFVSCDLADIADCDRLVATVLKEFGRCDFLVNNAGRSIRRGIASSFDRFHDFERTMQLNYFGSLRLIMGFLPAMMKQKKGQVINISSIGVLTQAPRFSAYVASKAALDSFTGCAASEFADNNITFTTINMPLVKTPMIAPTKIYNHVPTLTPEQAADLVVEAIVYKPVRIATRLGIFGALLHAVAPKATQIILNAAFRMFPDSTASQGRKDGAPRDVELSPEQVAFAQLTQGIHW; this is translated from the coding sequence ATGTCCTATTTCGTGACCGGCGGCACCGGATTCATCGGCCGCTTCCTCATCGACCGCCTGCTCGAACGCGAGGGCACGGTATTCGTGCTCGTGCGCAAGAGTTCGGTCGGCAAGCTCGATGCCCTGCGTGCCCGCTGGGGAAGCCAGGAAAAGCGCGTCGTGGCCGTGGTGGGCGACCTGGCCAAGCCGAAGCTGGGCGTGGCGGCGTCCGACCTCGCTAAATTGAAGGGCAAGGTGAACCACCTCTTCCACCTCGCCGCCATCTACGACCTCTCCGCCGACGCGGAGAGCCAGCAAAGGGCGAACATCGACGGCACGCGCCACGCCGTCCAGTTCGCCGGGGCCGTATCGGCCGGATGCTTCCACCACGTGAGCTCGATAGCCGCCGCAGGTCTCTACGACGGCGACTTTCGCGAGGACATGTTCGAGGAGGCCGAGGAACTCGACCATCCCTACTTCCGCACCAAGCACGACTCCGAGGGCATCGTGCGCACCGAGTGCCGGCGTCCCTGGCGCGTCTACCGCCCGGCCATCGTGGTCGGCCATTCGAAGACGGGCGAGATCGACAAGATCGACGGGCCGTATTACTTCTTCAAGCTCATCCAGAAGATGCGCAAGGCCCTGCCCCAGTGGATGCCCACGGTGGGCATCGAGGGCGGGCGCATCAACATCGTGCCGGTGGATTTCGTCGTCGATGCGATGGACCACATCGCCCACAGGAAGGGGCTGGACGGTGGCTGCTTCCACCTGACCGACCCGGAGCCGCGCCGCATTGGCGAGGTCCTGAACCTCTTCGCCAAGGCTGCGCATGCGCCGCAGATGACGATGCGCGTGAACGCCAAGATGTTCGCGTTCATCCCGTCCTTCGTGATCGATTCGGCGATGTCCCTGGCCCCGGTGCGGCGGATCCAGAAGCAGGTCCTCTCGGACCTGGGCATCCCGCAGGACATGTTCAAGTTCGTGAACTACCCCACGCGATTCGACAACCGTGAATGCGCCAAGGCGCTCAAGGGGTCCCGGATCCGCGTGCCGCCGCTCGAGGACTACGCGTGGCGACTGTGGGACTATTGGGAACGCCACCTCGACCCCGACCTCTTCATCGACCGTTCGCTCGCCGGCAAGGTGAAGGACAGGGTCATCGTGATCACCGGCGGCTCCTCCGGCATCGGGGAGGCCACCGCCTACAAGATGGCCGAGGCCGGCGCCCAGGTGGTAGTGGTGGCCCGCGATCCGGAAAAGGCGGCCCCGGTGATGGCCAGGATCAAGGCGATGGGGGGCAAGGGCAGGTTCGTCTCCTGCGACCTCGCGGACATCGCCGACTGTGACCGCCTCGTCGCCACGGTGCTCAAGGAGTTCGGGCGCTGCGACTTCCTGGTGAACAATGCGGGACGATCCATTCGCCGGGGGATCGCGTCATCGTTCGATCGCTTCCACGATTTCGAACGGACGATGCAGCTCAACTATTTCGGCAGCCTTCGCCTCATCATGGGCTTCCTCCCCGCGATGATGAAGCAGAAGAAGGGGCAGGTGATCAACATCTCCTCGATCGGCGTGCTCACCCAGGCGCCCCGGTTCTCCGCCTATGTGGCATCCAAGGCGGCCCTGGATTCGTTCACCGGTTGCGCGGCGAGCGAGTTCGCCGACAACAACATCACGTTCACCACGATCAACATGCCGCTGGTGAAGACGCCGATGATCGCCCCGACCAAGATCTACAACCACGTGCCCACGCTCACGCCGGAACAGGCGGCCGACCTCGTCGTGGAGGCGATCGTCTACAAGCCGGTGCGCATCGCCACGCGCCTGGGCATTTTCGGCGCACTCCTGCACGCCGTGGCCCCGAAGGCCACGCAGATCATCCTCAACGCGGCCTTCCGCATGTTCCCCGACTCCACCGCGTCGCAGGGCCGAAAGGACGGCGCGCCCAGGGACGTGGAGCTGTCTCCGGAGCAGGTGGCGTTCGCGCAGCTCACGCAAGGCATCCACTGGTAG
- a CDS encoding hydroxyacid dehydrogenase: MQRIVISENMDAPAVALLARDFDVDYRPALVDDVAALARALAGADAWIVRNRTQVRGAALETASALRVVGRLGVGLDNIDLAECTARGIEVIPATGANAESVAEYVLGMSMILLRGAAYLSTAAVAAGRWPRQMLSQGHEVSGKTMGLVGFGSIGRVTARKAGALGIRVVAFDPGVPADSPAWAETGATPCAFEDLLARADVVSLHVPFAEATYRLFDEARIGRMKPGAILVNSARGGIVDEAALAKALHEGRLAGAALDVFEAEPLGAGSVLAGVPNLILTPHISGVTLESNERVCILIAQRVAKFLNS, encoded by the coding sequence ATGCAGCGTATCGTCATCTCCGAGAACATGGACGCTCCCGCCGTGGCTCTCCTCGCGCGTGACTTCGACGTCGACTACCGGCCTGCGCTGGTGGATGACGTGGCGGCGCTGGCGAGAGCGCTTGCCGGGGCCGATGCGTGGATCGTCCGCAACCGGACGCAGGTTCGAGGCGCCGCGCTCGAGACGGCCTCGGCCCTTCGCGTCGTGGGGCGGCTGGGCGTGGGACTGGACAACATCGACCTGGCGGAATGCACCGCGCGCGGCATCGAGGTGATCCCCGCCACGGGCGCCAATGCGGAATCGGTTGCGGAGTACGTCCTCGGCATGTCGATGATCCTGCTTCGCGGCGCGGCCTACCTTTCCACCGCCGCCGTTGCGGCCGGGCGTTGGCCGCGCCAGATGCTCTCGCAAGGCCATGAAGTCTCGGGGAAGACGATGGGGCTCGTCGGCTTCGGAAGCATCGGCCGCGTGACCGCACGCAAGGCCGGCGCGCTGGGCATCCGCGTCGTTGCCTTCGACCCCGGTGTACCCGCCGACTCGCCCGCGTGGGCGGAAACCGGCGCGACGCCCTGCGCTTTCGAGGACCTCCTGGCGCGCGCCGATGTCGTCTCCTTGCACGTGCCATTCGCCGAGGCGACGTACAGGCTCTTCGACGAGGCGCGCATTGGGCGGATGAAGCCCGGCGCGATCCTCGTCAATTCGGCGCGCGGCGGCATTGTCGACGAGGCCGCGCTCGCGAAGGCGCTGCACGAGGGACGCCTGGCGGGAGCGGCGCTGGATGTCTTCGAGGCGGAGCCCCTGGGTGCCGGGAGCGTCCTGGCCGGCGTTCCCAACCTGATCCTCACGCCGCATATTTCCGGCGTCACGCTGGAGTCGAACGAGCGCGTCTGCATTCTCATCGCGCAACGCGTGGCGAAGTTCCTGAACTCCTGA